One window from the genome of Salvia miltiorrhiza cultivar Shanhuang (shh) chromosome 7, IMPLAD_Smil_shh, whole genome shotgun sequence encodes:
- the LOC130994227 gene encoding uncharacterized protein LOC130994227, whose product MLAKVNVNLPLLDVIRNVPAYLKFFKELASKKRRFEDNEKILVSEVANSIMQQPLPTKQRDPADRSVRYPHGVVEDILVRVGGLIVPVDFVVLEIGEVHENGKEHTLLLGRTFMATTNTLIDVKNGTIKMTVLGESVSFSVHHNRAMPSSSLTNECSYIDAIDGLAEMFFVQEQEVVEVFAGSADMEEFAREAEERERARKAKLPIDEAVVIDYATKIKPTLELKELPKNLKYVYLEGEAEKLVIISAELTARARVGIDGGFAEKQGSFRMGPCRY is encoded by the exons atgttggcaaaGGTCAACGTGAACTTGCCGTTGCTAGACGTGATCAGGAATGTCCCAGCTTACTTGAAGTTCTTTAAAGAGTTGGCCTCCAAGAAGAGGAGGTTCGAGGACAACGAGAAGATTTTGGTGTCCGAGGTTGCAAACTCCATAATGCAACAGCCCTTACCGACCAAGCAACGAGAcccag CCGATAGGTCGGTGAGGTATCCTCATGGGGTAGTTGAGGATATCCTTGTTCGAGTGGGTGGGTTGATTGTACCTGTGGATTTTGTTGTCTTGGAGATAGGAGAGGTACATGAAAATGGCAAAGAACATACTCTATTGCTAGGAAGAACATTCATGGCAACTACTAACACATTGATAGATGTTAAAAATGGTACCATTAAAATGACTGTGTTAGGAGAGTCAGTGTCTTTCTCAGTGCATCATAATCGAGCCATGCCATCATCCTCACTCACTAATGAATGTTCTTATATTGATGCTATTGATGGCTTGGCCGAGATGTTCTTTGTGCAGGAGCAAGAAGTTGTTGAGGTTTTTGCAGGGTCCGCGGACATGGAGGAGTTTGCCCGTGAAGCCGAAGAACGAGAGCGGGCCCGCAAGGCTAAGCTCCCCATTGATGAGGCCGTGGTGATTGACTATGCCACGAAGATTAAGCCGACCTTGGAGCTCAAGGAGCTCCCCAAGAACCTCAAGTATGTATACTTGGAAGGAGAGGCGGAAAAGCTCGTGATCATATCTGCCGAGCTCACTGCACGAGCAAGAGTTGGCATTGATGGAGGTTTTGCGGAAAAACAAGGCAGCTTTCGGATGGGGCCTTGCCGATATTAA